One stretch of Lacrimispora sphenoides DNA includes these proteins:
- a CDS encoding stage II sporulation protein P, protein MRRRNKGINWYIRKMMIIISLVLAVLLSIKEVSEVRKKADPHKVENWAKEGAGFGISYIWRLQYPAATWDESDQNSILSGTHEKSMINVLCDILFSQSPLYRYGGSGKTETNHGEMDPAYEGYLESGKFYEEHSFLLYDGGEESGEDGSINAGTHKTQPAEQPPAGGDTTANQVPEQNQTAETDQAAKADKESTLTADKDPAMTCASSTLWPIAGAVYRKEQLADYDFLIQHFYSIHTSTTAGRDLMKADEFLSKDFTLEGGNDKPQILIYHTHSQEEFSDHGPNNPNATVVGIGNYLTELLTKKGYNVLHDTSVYDLQNGKLDRNKAYTYALDGITEILQKNPSIEVILDVHRDGVNENLHMVNQVNGKPTAPIMFFNGVSQTPKGPIEYLPNPYRTQNLAFSLQMQLDAAAYFPNLTRKIYLKGLRYNLHLRARSALIEVGAQTNTYQEALNAMEPLSEILDMVLQGN, encoded by the coding sequence ATGAGGCGAAGAAACAAGGGTATTAACTGGTATATAAGAAAAATGATGATCATCATAAGCCTGGTTCTGGCCGTTCTTCTCAGCATAAAAGAAGTTTCAGAAGTGAGAAAAAAGGCGGATCCACATAAAGTGGAAAATTGGGCGAAAGAAGGGGCCGGCTTTGGGATTTCCTATATCTGGAGGCTGCAGTATCCGGCCGCAACATGGGATGAGAGTGATCAAAACAGTATTCTGTCCGGAACCCATGAAAAATCCATGATAAATGTTCTCTGTGATATTCTTTTCAGTCAGTCACCGCTTTACCGGTATGGCGGCAGTGGCAAAACGGAAACGAATCATGGAGAAATGGACCCGGCCTATGAAGGATATTTAGAAAGTGGAAAGTTTTATGAGGAACATAGTTTCCTTTTATATGACGGCGGAGAGGAAAGCGGAGAAGACGGAAGCATCAATGCCGGAACCCATAAGACACAGCCGGCAGAGCAGCCGCCGGCTGGTGGGGATACGACAGCCAATCAGGTACCGGAACAAAATCAAACAGCAGAGACTGATCAGGCGGCAAAAGCTGATAAAGAAAGTACACTTACTGCGGATAAGGACCCTGCCATGACCTGTGCGTCCAGCACTTTATGGCCGATCGCAGGGGCCGTATACCGCAAGGAACAACTGGCTGACTATGACTTCCTCATCCAGCATTTTTACAGTATCCATACCTCCACAACGGCCGGCAGGGATTTAATGAAGGCGGATGAGTTCCTTTCTAAGGATTTTACCCTGGAGGGTGGAAACGACAAACCACAGATCCTCATTTACCATACCCATTCCCAGGAGGAATTTTCGGACCACGGGCCGAATAATCCCAATGCGACCGTGGTGGGAATCGGAAACTATCTTACAGAGCTTTTGACCAAAAAGGGCTACAATGTGCTTCATGATACTTCGGTTTACGATTTGCAAAACGGAAAGCTTGATAGAAACAAAGCATATACTTATGCCCTGGATGGCATTACAGAAATCCTCCAGAAGAACCCTTCGATAGAGGTGATACTGGATGTTCACCGGGATGGGGTAAATGAGAATCTGCATATGGTGAACCAGGTCAACGGGAAACCCACTGCACCCATTATGTTTTTTAATGGGGTCAGCCAGACACCAAAAGGGCCTATTGAGTATCTTCCCAATCCTTATCGAACGCAGAATCTTGCTTTCAGCTTACAGATGCAGCTTGACGCTGCAGCCTATTTTCCAAATCTGACCCGGAAAATATACTTAAAAGGACTTCGGTATAACCTGCACTTGAGAGCCAGGTCAGCCCTGATTGAAGTAGGTGCCCAAACCAATACATACCAGGAAGCGTTAAACGCCATGGAACCTCTGTCAGAAATTTTGGATATGGTGTTGCAAGGTAATTAA
- the gpr gene encoding GPR endopeptidase: MENTFTVRTDLAVEERESFPGDGGEISGVSLREWHRSDSHIKMTEVKILDEKGSKAMGKPIGTYITLEADELSMKDEDYHREVSEELANQIERLLAGKDYRKPNFHVLVAGLGNSSVTPDSLGPRVLNNLQVTRHLKIQYGDDFWKGRTMPIISGIVPGVMAQTGMESAEILKGIIKETEPDLIIAIDALAARSVKRLGTTIQLTNTGIHPGSGVGNHRHSLTLESLGVPVMAIGVPTVVGAAAIVHDTVSAMIGALSESMETKGMGDFIGKLNSDEQYDLIRELLEPEFGPMYVTPPDIDETVKELSFTISEGIHLAFLGQEDS; the protein is encoded by the coding sequence ATGGAAAACACATTTACAGTGCGTACAGACCTTGCAGTAGAAGAAAGAGAGAGTTTCCCGGGTGATGGCGGTGAGATATCAGGTGTGTCTCTGCGTGAGTGGCATCGATCAGACAGTCACATAAAGATGACTGAGGTAAAAATTCTTGACGAAAAAGGCTCAAAGGCCATGGGAAAACCCATTGGGACCTATATTACCCTGGAGGCCGATGAGCTTTCCATGAAAGACGAAGATTATCACAGAGAAGTATCGGAGGAGCTGGCAAACCAGATCGAACGCCTCCTTGCAGGAAAGGATTACCGGAAACCCAATTTTCATGTTTTGGTGGCAGGGCTTGGCAATTCATCCGTAACGCCGGACTCCCTTGGCCCCAGAGTTTTAAATAATCTCCAGGTAACAAGGCATCTGAAGATCCAGTACGGAGATGATTTCTGGAAGGGAAGAACCATGCCAATTATCAGCGGTATCGTTCCGGGAGTCATGGCTCAGACAGGAATGGAAAGTGCCGAGATTTTAAAAGGAATTATTAAAGAAACTGAGCCGGATCTCATCATTGCCATTGATGCGCTGGCAGCCAGAAGCGTAAAGCGGCTTGGAACTACCATTCAGCTTACGAATACGGGAATCCACCCAGGTTCTGGAGTGGGCAATCACAGACACAGCCTTACGTTGGAAAGCCTTGGCGTGCCGGTCATGGCCATTGGAGTGCCCACCGTTGTAGGGGCGGCGGCTATTGTCCATGATACGGTTTCCGCCATGATTGGCGCTCTTTCAGAAAGCATGGAAACAAAGGGAATGGGAGATTTCATCGGTAAACTGAACTCGGATGAGCAGTATGATCTTATCCGGGAATTGCTGGAACCGGAATTCGGACCAATGTATGTAACACCTCCGGATATTGATGAAACGGTAAAGGAACTTAGCTTTACCATCTCGGAAGGAATTCATCTGGCATTTTTGGGACAGGAAGATTCGTAG